A single region of the Chrysoperla carnea chromosome 5, inChrCarn1.1, whole genome shotgun sequence genome encodes:
- the LOC123300651 gene encoding uncharacterized protein LOC123300651 — translation MDKEMLIELVRKCPELYDVANSNYSDNKHKDIIWKHIAKKLDSTPMTCKKNWVNLRDSFRRNIRNKRHNKNSNGSEKLRAWKYEEQMEFLIPHFQDTKTSSLPKITDNVSSDDVYESYENDLENEALFTNPLKIEGSDDENEDTKRRKYEINIEEMGNVLCSQDIENSIIYKRSKLDPINIQQDPLDLFFISIAATVKNFSLYHQNIAKSKIFQIVSEIEMQQILNGNQTQETVATNNTTHTLLTTNETAATSNIQTL, via the exons atgGATAAGGAAATGTTAATTGAATTAGTTCGGAAATGTCCGGAACTATATGATGTGGCCAACAGTAACTACAGTGATAATAAACATAAAGACATAATTTGGAaacatattgcaaaaaaactGGACTCTACTC CAAtgacatgtaaaaaaaattgggtaAATCTACGCGATTCATTCCGACGAAATATACGAAACAAGAGACATAATAAAAACTCAAATGGCAGTGAAAAATTACGCGCATGGAAATATGAAGAACAAATGGAATTTCTCATACCACATTTTCAAGATACCAAAACTTCCTCTTTGCCTAAAATTACCGATAATGTATCCTCGGATGATGTTTACGAATCTTATGAAAATGATTTAGAAAATGAGGCATTGTTTACAAATCCTTTAAAAATTGAGGGATCTGATGACGAAAATGAAGATACCAAAAGGAGAAAATATGAAATCAATATTGAAGAAATGGGAAATGTTTTATGTAGTCAAGATATCGagaattcaataatatataaacgATCGAAACTGGATCCAATAAACATTCAACAAGATCCACTTGatctattttttataagtattgCAGCgacagtgaaaaatttttctttatatcatcaaaatattgcaaaatcaaaaattttccaaattgtaTCCGAAATTGAAAtgcaacaaattttaaacggGAATCAAACTCAGGAAACAGTCGCCACAAATAATACTACGCATACTTTATTAACGACAAATGAAACGGCCGCTACATCGAATATTCAAAcgttgtaa